From one Triticum aestivum cultivar Chinese Spring chromosome 4B, IWGSC CS RefSeq v2.1, whole genome shotgun sequence genomic stretch:
- the LOC123092281 gene encoding endoplasmic reticulum-Golgi intermediate compartment protein 3 — MELWSKLRSLDAYPKVNEDFYSRTLSGGLITIVSSLAILLLFFSEIRLYLYAATESKLTVDTSRGERLHINFDVTFPALPCSLVAIDTMDVSGEQHYDIRHDIMKKRIDHLGNVIESRKDGVGSPKIERPLQNHGGRLDHNEVYCGSCYGSEESDDQCCNSCEEVRDSYRKKGWALTNVESIDQCKREGFVQRLKDEQGEGCNIHGFVDVNKVAGNFHFAPGKSLDHAFNFLQDMLNFQPENYNISHKINKLSFGKEFPGVVNPLDGVEWKQEQTTGLTGMYQYFVKVVPTIYTDIRGRKIHSNQFSVTEHFREAIGLPRPPPGVYFFYEFSPIQVDFTEENTSLLHFLTNICAIVGGIFTMAGIIDSFVYHGHRAIKKKMEIGKLG; from the exons ATGGAGCTGTGGAGCAAGCTGAGGAGCCTCGACGCCTACCCTAAGGTGAACGAGGACTTCTACAGCCGCACCCTCTCCGGCGGACTCATCACCATCGTCTCCTCCCTCGCTATCCTCCTGCTCTTCTTCTCAGAGATCC GATTGTATCTATATGCTGCTACAGAGAGTAAGCTCACAGTTGATACCTCAAGAGGGGAAAGGTTACATATCAAT TTTGATGTTACATTCCCTGCTCTTCCCTGTTCTCTTGTTGCTATTGATACTATGGATGTTAGTGGAGAGCAACATTATGATATA AGACATGACATAATGAAGAAAAGAATTGATCATCTTGGTAATGTAATTGAATCGAGAAAAGATGGAGTTGGTTCCCCTAAG ATTGAAAGACCATTGCAGAATCATGGTGGAAGGCTTGACCACAATGAGGTTTACTGTGGGTCTTGTTATGGTTCCGAAGAG TCAGATGACCAGTGTTGTAACTCCTGTGAAGAAGTTCGTGATTCCTATCGGAAGAAAGGTTGGGCACTCACTAACGTAGAATCAATTGATCAG TGCAAGAGAGAGGGCTTCGTTCAAAGGTTAAAAGATGAACAAGGCGAAGGTTGCAACATTCATGGGTTTGTAGATGTCAATAAAGTTGCTGGAAATTTTCACTTTGCCCCAGGAAAAAGCTTGGACCATGCATTCAACTTCCTTCAAGATATGTTGAACTTCCAGCCAGAAAATTACAAT ATAAGCCACAAGATAAACAAACTGTCCTTTGGGAAAGAGTTTCCTGGTGTTGTCAATCCTCTTGATGG TGTAGAGTGGAAACAGGAGCAGACAACTGGATTAACAGGGATGTACCAGTATTTTGTGAAG GTTGTTCCTACTATCTATACAGATATTAGGGGGCGAAAGATTCACTCAAATCAG TTTTCTGTGACGGAGCACTTTAGAGAAGCAATTGGCCTTCCAAGGCCCCCGCCTGGTGTATATTTCTTCTATGAATTTTCACCGATTCAG GTTGATTTTACTGAAGAAAACACATCGCTTCTTCACTTCCTGACAAACATATGTGCTATTGTTGGAG GCATATTCACTATGGCTGGCATCATAGATTCTTTTGTGTACCATGGCCATCGTGCGATCAAGAAGAAGATGGAGATCGGGAAGCTCGGGTAA